One Obesumbacterium proteus DNA window includes the following coding sequences:
- the bcsE gene encoding cellulose biosynthesis protein BcsE, whose amino-acid sequence MALSFSLGVHQLWDELLIMQAPGLYWVSADREVDAKSFCQQVISSQPAETRAALISVNHPPQDIISANYAHGPDKLPIYSLPENKKALLQLTEDLMRGLNPKNRLLVLLTPSSIWEQLQPYELTDWMKNTARWLRQQNCTLLILDYGKSANNQRATLQSQHRTLCGLASLRWLQDLHRYDVAYWCNQNGVTAQQDVSVSFDEQGWRAQEDTSQAPQPRNDEQLYLAHKGVLEGAPPLSENWHLFESNLALFNAAYAAQASTLVFQLSNSDQLDALARKIHTLRRQRGKIIKLVVRESAPCLRFSDERLLLACGANLIVPHNAPLSRCLTMLEGIQGQTYPRHVPADINLLIDAMRPLNLKGYIPYNPFCETLMSLMNNTLLPEDSKGILVALRPVPGLRAEQALTLCRARRFGDLVTIDENRLTLFLSSCRINDLDVALKHIFPLPVEEVFSNRMVWYQDKLIIMELQQMQLNKPSNWHLSDRLAPLVSNKNSPVAEEHPTRHSPQPISLSLALHQERAE is encoded by the coding sequence ATGGCGCTATCGTTTTCTCTTGGGGTTCATCAATTATGGGATGAACTTCTCATTATGCAGGCTCCCGGCCTCTACTGGGTAAGCGCAGACCGTGAAGTTGATGCCAAAAGTTTTTGCCAGCAGGTTATCTCTAGCCAGCCAGCTGAAACACGCGCGGCATTAATCAGCGTTAATCATCCTCCTCAGGACATCATCAGCGCCAACTACGCCCATGGCCCCGACAAACTTCCAATCTATTCGCTGCCCGAAAATAAAAAAGCGCTATTGCAGCTGACTGAAGATTTGATGCGTGGTTTAAACCCGAAAAATCGTCTGTTGGTGCTGCTAACCCCCTCCAGCATTTGGGAGCAGTTGCAGCCTTATGAGCTGACCGACTGGATGAAAAACACGGCCCGCTGGCTGCGCCAACAAAACTGTACGCTATTGATTTTAGATTACGGAAAAAGCGCGAATAATCAAAGAGCAACGCTGCAATCTCAACACCGTACTTTGTGCGGTCTTGCCAGCCTGCGTTGGCTACAGGATCTACACCGTTATGATGTGGCGTATTGGTGTAATCAAAACGGCGTAACCGCTCAGCAAGACGTTAGCGTTTCTTTTGATGAGCAAGGCTGGCGCGCGCAAGAAGATACCTCTCAGGCACCGCAGCCACGTAACGATGAACAGCTCTATCTCGCCCATAAAGGCGTGCTGGAAGGCGCTCCACCGTTGTCAGAAAATTGGCATCTGTTTGAAAGTAATCTGGCGCTGTTTAATGCCGCTTACGCGGCGCAAGCCTCGACGCTGGTGTTTCAGCTGTCGAACAGCGATCAGCTCGATGCGTTAGCGCGAAAAATTCATACTTTGCGCCGCCAGCGCGGAAAGATTATTAAGCTCGTTGTGCGTGAAAGCGCCCCTTGTTTACGTTTCAGCGATGAGCGTTTGCTGTTGGCCTGTGGTGCTAACCTGATTGTGCCGCATAACGCACCGCTTTCACGCTGTTTGACCATGTTAGAAGGGATTCAAGGGCAAACCTATCCACGCCATGTTCCTGCCGATATTAATTTGCTCATTGATGCAATGCGTCCGCTGAATTTGAAAGGATATATTCCTTATAATCCTTTCTGTGAAACGTTGATGTCATTGATGAATAACACATTATTACCAGAAGACAGCAAAGGCATTCTGGTGGCGTTGCGCCCAGTACCCGGACTTCGCGCCGAACAAGCGCTCACGCTATGCCGCGCACGCCGCTTTGGTGACTTAGTCACCATTGATGAAAACCGGCTAACGCTGTTCCTTTCATCATGCCGAATCAATGACTTAGATGTTGCACTTAAACATATCTTCCCACTGCCGGTCGAAGAAGTTTTCTCCAACCGCATGGTCTGGTATCAAGACAAGCTGATCATCATGGAACTGCAGCAGATGCAGCTTAATAAGCCATCAAACTGGCATCTTTCCGACCGGCTCGCGCCGTTGGTCAGTAATAAAAACAGTCCGGTGGCCGAAGAGCACCCAACTCGGCATTCACCGCAGCCAATCAGCCTGTCTCTAGCATTACATCAGGAGCGTGCTGAATGA
- the bcsR gene encoding cellulose biosynthesis protein BcsR encodes MNDKRNNPTENSPTFTFQNDIAALSKAFSIPKIDYVDISRQEHMNEVIRRWPLLAELMQFSGSAK; translated from the coding sequence ATGAATGATAAAAGAAATAATCCGACTGAGAATAGCCCAACATTTACTTTCCAAAATGATATTGCGGCCTTAAGCAAAGCATTTTCTATTCCAAAAATCGACTATGTTGATATCTCTAGACAAGAACATATGAATGAAGTGATCCGCCGCTGGCCTCTTTTGGCGGAGCTGATGCAATTTTCAGGGAGCGCTAAGTAA
- the bcsG gene encoding cellulose biosynthesis protein BcsG, translating to MTKNSNTKNNIADLWHYWRGLGGWNFYFLLKFALLWFGYLNFDALSNLIFLAFLLFPLPNARLHRWRNWIAIPIGIGLFYHDTWLPGINSIMSQGSQLAGFSASYMLDLINRFINWKMIGAGFVMLVGYLFISQWIRITVFVVGALVWLNVLQIAGPAISLTPDIASNNTATTPTASANVGSTPAATGDLPAQTAPPDSKNLSAYLDAFYASEKQRQTQFPAALPTDAQPFDLLIINICSLAWSDVDSIGLQDHPLWKHFDILFKDFNSATAYSGPASIRLLRASCGQPSHKELYSVAGQQCYLMDNLAKLGFGQNLIMDHSGKFGNYLDDLRKYADLQPPLESQAGISNELTSFDGEPIFNDLEVLQRWEQTVEKSGDARTATFFNLIPLHDGNRMVGSSKVADYKPRAQKLFDQLDTFLTQLEKSNRKIMVVVVPEHGAALVGDKMQMSGLRDIPSPSITDVPVGIKFIGMKAPRPAEIVIDQPSSYLALSELVARSVDGKIFTEASVNWQDLLKGLPQTAPVSENDNAIVIQYQGKPYIRLNGGDWVPYPQ from the coding sequence ATGACCAAGAATAGTAATACCAAGAACAACATAGCGGATCTGTGGCACTACTGGCGTGGGCTAGGCGGTTGGAATTTCTATTTCCTGCTTAAATTCGCCCTGTTGTGGTTTGGCTATCTCAATTTTGATGCGCTTTCTAACCTGATTTTCCTCGCATTTTTGCTTTTCCCGTTGCCAAATGCTCGTTTGCATCGCTGGCGTAACTGGATTGCGATCCCTATCGGTATTGGTCTGTTCTATCACGACACCTGGTTACCGGGGATCAACAGTATTATGAGTCAAGGCTCGCAGTTGGCGGGCTTCTCAGCGTCATACATGCTGGATTTGATAAACCGCTTTATCAACTGGAAGATGATCGGCGCAGGCTTCGTGATGCTGGTCGGCTACCTATTTATCTCACAGTGGATCCGCATAACGGTCTTCGTGGTGGGTGCGCTCGTTTGGCTGAATGTGTTGCAAATTGCCGGCCCTGCTATCTCGCTAACCCCTGATATTGCAAGTAATAATACGGCGACGACACCAACGGCCAGCGCCAACGTAGGCTCTACGCCAGCCGCAACCGGCGACCTGCCAGCACAAACGGCGCCACCGGATAGTAAGAACTTGTCGGCTTACCTCGATGCGTTCTATGCCAGTGAAAAACAGCGCCAAACTCAGTTCCCTGCAGCGCTGCCGACTGATGCACAACCCTTTGATTTACTGATTATCAACATTTGTTCTTTAGCATGGTCTGACGTTGATTCCATTGGCTTACAGGATCATCCGCTGTGGAAACACTTCGATATTCTGTTTAAAGACTTCAACTCAGCCACCGCCTACAGTGGCCCGGCTTCTATCCGCTTGTTACGCGCCAGCTGTGGGCAGCCGTCGCATAAAGAGCTCTATTCTGTCGCAGGTCAGCAGTGCTATCTGATGGATAATTTAGCTAAGCTAGGCTTCGGTCAGAACCTGATCATGGACCATAGCGGCAAGTTTGGTAACTATCTGGATGATCTACGGAAATATGCTGATTTGCAGCCACCGCTAGAGTCTCAGGCAGGTATTTCAAATGAGCTGACTTCCTTTGATGGCGAGCCAATCTTTAACGATCTTGAAGTGCTGCAACGCTGGGAACAAACGGTTGAAAAATCAGGGGATGCGCGTACTGCAACCTTCTTTAACCTGATTCCGCTGCACGATGGCAACCGAATGGTTGGCAGCAGTAAAGTTGCCGATTATAAGCCTCGCGCTCAGAAGCTGTTTGATCAGTTGGATACGTTCCTTACCCAGCTAGAGAAATCAAACCGCAAAATCATGGTTGTTGTGGTGCCTGAGCACGGTGCGGCGCTGGTTGGGGATAAAATGCAGATGTCTGGGCTGCGTGATATACCAAGCCCAAGCATCACTGACGTTCCCGTTGGTATCAAGTTTATCGGCATGAAAGCACCGCGACCGGCTGAAATCGTTATCGATCAGCCAAGCAGCTATCTGGCACTTTCAGAACTGGTCGCTCGCTCCGTGGACGGTAAAATCTTCACCGAAGCAAGCGTGAATTGGCAGGATCTATTGAAAGGGCTGCCACAAACCGCACCGGTTTCAGAGAACGATAACGCCATCGTTATTCAGTATCAGGGCAAGCCTTATATTCGCCTTAACGGTGGTGATTGGGTTCCTTATCCGCAATAA
- the bcsF gene encoding cellulose biosynthesis protein BcsF, which produces MMNGMDILQLIVLCAVILLPLGYYLRKKLPMLLQSVRQVLFTPRYLKSEGILRRNTRLQRNTSVTVDRKNDQE; this is translated from the coding sequence ATGATGAACGGTATGGATATACTGCAACTTATCGTGCTGTGTGCGGTGATTTTGCTGCCATTAGGCTACTATTTGCGTAAAAAATTGCCGATGTTGCTTCAGTCGGTACGTCAGGTTTTATTCACGCCGCGCTATTTAAAATCCGAGGGGATCTTGCGGCGTAATACTCGTTTGCAACGTAACACTTCAGTCACGGTAGACCGTAAAAATGACCAAGAATAG